The following are from one region of the Alicyclobacillus fastidiosus genome:
- a CDS encoding PadR family transcriptional regulator: MSQNKITSDLLRGHTDTMILRLLSEADRYGYEIVKLIAERSGGEYELKEATMYSSVRRLEADGDIEWYWGDESQGGRRKYFRITEKGKSTYASNKSNWEYAKRVLDTLL, from the coding sequence ATGAGTCAGAACAAAATTACATCCGATCTGCTGCGAGGACACACCGATACGATGATTCTGCGGCTCTTGTCCGAAGCTGATCGCTATGGCTACGAAATTGTCAAACTAATTGCCGAGCGTTCAGGTGGTGAGTATGAGTTGAAGGAAGCTACGATGTACTCCAGCGTTCGGCGGCTTGAGGCAGACGGTGACATCGAGTGGTATTGGGGCGATGAATCTCAGGGTGGACGGCGTAAGTATTTTCGGATTACTGAAAAGGGTAAGTCCACCTACGCCAGCAATAAAAGCAATTGGGAGTACGCAAAGCGCGTACTCGACACCTTGTTGTAA
- a CDS encoding GNAT family N-acetyltransferase: MIIESQEFFVNGLSYTIRSAVKNDAKELSHLRQQIDGETENLDREKGEGFIDGPGFENVIHTDTVSPRNLFLVVVNDNRIVGFSRCEGTGLKRFFHKTEFGVCVMKDFWGYGIGGNLLKQSIVWADSYGITKITLNVLETNTRAIELYKRLGFETEGVLRNDKILSDGKYYSTIVMGRFND; the protein is encoded by the coding sequence ATGATAATTGAAAGTCAAGAATTTTTTGTAAATGGACTGTCTTACACGATTAGATCTGCCGTTAAGAACGATGCAAAAGAATTGTCGCATTTAAGGCAGCAAATTGATGGAGAGACCGAAAACCTAGACAGAGAAAAAGGTGAAGGTTTCATCGATGGACCCGGGTTTGAAAACGTAATACATACGGACACGGTTAGTCCAAGAAACCTATTTTTGGTTGTAGTCAATGACAATCGTATCGTCGGTTTTTCAAGATGCGAAGGCACTGGTCTGAAGAGATTTTTCCACAAAACGGAATTTGGTGTATGCGTAATGAAGGACTTTTGGGGATACGGAATAGGTGGAAATCTCCTGAAGCAGTCTATCGTTTGGGCTGACTCTTATGGCATCACAAAAATCACACTGAATGTATTAGAAACGAATACAAGAGCAATTGAACTATACAAAAGGCTTGGCTTTGAAACCGAAGGTGTACTGAGAAACGACAAAATCCTTTCCGATGGTAAATATTACAGTACCATTGTTATGGGAAGGTTCAATGACTGA